In Sphingopyxis macrogoltabida, the sequence AGAAGGGGCGCAGCATCGGCTGGACGGCATTCCACGTCCGCTGGAGCGGCGGGAAATCCTGTTCGCACAGGCTGTGCATATGCACGCCGTCGACGCCCTCCAGATGTTCGGGCAGCAATTGCGTGACGGGGAAGCCAAGGCGGCTGCACGGCGCCGCAGGGTCGTATTTGGCGACTTCGCCCTCGCTGTGCATCGGATTGATGCGCAGCCCGACGTCGAAGCGTTCGCCCCTCGCGCGAAGATCGTCGAGCAGCGGACGGAAGCGGGCGATCTGGCCGGGCGAATTGAAGATCAGATGATCCGACAGCCGCGCGATTTCGGGAAGATCGGCTTCCTTGTAACCGGCGCAATAGGTCGCGACCTCCTTGTCGCCCTGTGCACCGCCATATTCCTCGCGCCCGAGCTTCGCTTCGTAGAGCCCCGACGCGCAGACGCCGTCGAGATATGTCGCGACTGTCGGGCCGAGCGACCACATCGAAAAGGCCTTGAGTGCCGCGAGCACGCGGGCGCCGGAGGCGTCGCCGATGTGGCGTAGCACCGCCAGGTTCGCGCGTATCTTCGCCGCGTCGACGACGAAAGCGGGCGAGGGGACGCGGGTAAGGTCGAAGCGGGCAAACGCCCCGGGATCGCCGGCTCTGGTTTCCATGGGGCGCCTCTAGAGTTTTTTGGTTCGCGATGAAAGCGAGTCGGTTCCGCGGTCGCTAAATGTGGAGACGGGGCGCCGTTTTCAAGCGACGGGGACTTTCACGTTCCCCGCCGCGGTCTGGACCGAATAGCTGAACGGCTCGTCCTTCCAGCCGGTCTTGGCGCCGCCGTGCGCGCCGTCGCGGCGCATCACCGCGATGCCGCCGTCGATTTCATAACCCGCCTCCTCGATCCGCCGGATCGCGGCTTCGGCGGCCGCCTGCGGCTCCATCCCGCCGCGCATCAGTTCGACGGCGTGATAGGTCGGGAGAAAGCGCATCATCACGTCGCCATTCCCCGTTGCGACCGCCGCGCCGACCGCCTGATCGCAATAGGCCCCGGCGCCGATGATCGGCGAATCGCCGACGCGCCCCGGAATCTTGAATTCGCGCCCGTTGGTCGAGCAGCCGACGCAAAGATGGCCTGCCGCATCGAGCGCGATAGAGCCGACCGTGTCGTGACCGGCGAGCTTCGGATTCTTGCCGATCGGTTCGGGAGCGAAAGCGTTGGTCTTTTCGCCCTTGGCCGCCCATTTGTCCCACGCCTGCTGCGATACGACGCTGGTCAGCGAGGTCTCGGTGAAGCCCATGCGTGCGGCGAAGCGCGTTGCGTCGTCGCCGACGATCAGGCTGTGCTGGGTTTCTTCCATCACCTTTCGCGCCACGGAAATGGCGCGCTTGACCCGCTTGAGGCAGCCGACCGCGCCGGCGTCGTGCGTCGGTCCCCACATGATCATCGCATCGAGCGTCGTCTCGCCGACCTCGTTGGGAACGCCGCCCGCACCGACCCAATAGTCGCCGAGCAGCTCGACATGGTTGATCGCCGCCTCGACGACGTCGAGCGCCGAGGCACCCGCCGCGAGCATCGGCCAGCCGACGGCGTTCGCCCCCGGCCCGAAATCCCACGTCGTCATGATGAAGGGCTTGCCGGTCGCGATGGCTTCCGGCTTGGCCGGTTTTGCCGTCGCCCCGCTGGTCCCCAGCGCCGCCAGTCCGGCCGCGGCGGTGCCGAATGCACGCCGCGAGATCATCCGCTTGTCCGTCATCGCCCGTCCTCCTGCTGACGCGAGGCTAGCGCCCTGCGGATCAGGCGGCAATCGGTCCCTTGAAGATGAAGAAGGCGCCGCCGGCGATCAGCAGAAAACCGACGAGATGGTTGATCGTCAGTTTCTCGCCGAGCCAGAACACGGCGAAGCCCGCGAACACCAGCAGGGTGATCACTTCCTGCATCGTTTTCAGCTCGGCAGTCGAATAGACGCCGTGACCGATCCGGTTCGCTGGCACTGCGAGGCAATATTCGAAAAAGGCGATGCCCCACGCGATCAGAATCGCGAGCCACATCGGACGCGAAACATCACCGAGATGGCCGTACCAGGCAAAGGTCATGAAGATGTTGGAAATGACCAGCAGTCCGATGGGCGCAAGATAGGGCGTCATGGCTTGTCCTTTGCGAGCGGCAGGACGTCGCGGAGCAGCGCGGCGAAGAAGATTCCGGGTTCCTCGACCATCGGCATATGCGCCGAATGTTCGAGCCAGACGAGCGTCTTCGACGGCGCCTGCACCTTGCCGAACCACTCGGCCGCGACCGGCGACGGCACGGTATAGTCGTGGCGGCCGAGCAGGAAGACCAGCGGCACGTCCATCTTGCGCACCGGTTTGAAGCTGACGTCGGCGAGCCGCGGCCACAATGTCGTCACCGAAAATTCGCTGCCCTTACCCCAAGCCTGTATGTCTGCCGGGCCATATTCGGGCGACAGGTGCGGGGTCTGGAAATAATATTTGAGATCGGGCTTGTTGTAGATGAGCGAGCCGTAGGGGATCGCATATTTGCGCCAGCCGTCGGCCTTGGCGATGGTGAACTCGCCTTGCGGATAGGGAGCGAGCGCGTCGATGGCCTGCACCGCTTCTTTGTTCCCTGCGGCGAGTGCCCTGGCACGCGTCCACGCCATGCCGGCCTTTTCGCCTTCGCGGAAATCGATGCCCTGACCGACGCCGACATAGGCGTAGAGGAGGTCGGGGCGCTTCACGGCGACCGACAGGCCGACGATCGAGCCCCAGCTATGCCCCATCAGCACGACCTTGCGCTTGCCGTAACGCTTTTTGAGCAGCTCGATCAGTTCGATGGCGTCGTCGCGGTAACGGTCGGGTGTCATCGTCGGAGCCAGCGTGGCGGGATCATTGAGCGGATAGGAACGCCCGGCGCCGCGCTGGTCGTAGTGAACGACGGTGAAGACATCCTCCCAAGGTCGCTGAAACGCCCAGGCGAACGGCATCTCGACCGCGCCCGGGCCGCCGTGGACGAAGATGAGCAGCGGATTGTCCTTGTCGGCGCCGCGCACATTGACGACCTGCCGCGCGCCGCCCAGCGTGGCCTCGAACGTTTCCTGCACCCCGTTCGGCGTCACGATCTTGCCGATGTCGGCGACGATCGCGCGCGCGGGAGCGTAGGCGTCTTCGGTTTGCGCGACAGCGGGCGCCGTGACCGATGCGATCACGGCGGCGATGGCTCCCAACAGTTTACGCATCGTCAGAAGGCCAGCGGCGCGTCGAGTTCCTTCACCTGCCACGGCAGGCCGTGCTTGTTCAGCATGTCCATGAAGGGATCGGGATCCATCTGCTCCATGTTGAACACGCCTTCGCCGCTCCAGGTGCCGGTGACCATCATCGCCGCGCCGATCATCGCCGGAACACCGGTGGTGTAGCTGACCGCCTGATTGCCCGTTTCGGCAAACGCGTCCTCATGGTCGCAGATGTTATAGAGGTAGAGCGTCTTTTCCTTGCCGTCCTTGCCAAGGCCGGTCGCGATGACGCCGATGTTGGTCTTGCCTTTCGTGGTCTCGCCGAGGCTCGACGGTTCGGGAAGCACCGCTTTCAGGAATTGCAGCGGGATGATCTCGCGGCCTTCGTAGATGACCGGGTCGATCCGCGTCATGCCGACATTCTGTAGCACGGTGAGGTGCTGGATATAGGCATCGCCGAAGGTCATCCAGAAGCGGATCCGCCGGATTTCGGGCAGGTGCGTCTTCAGGCTTTCGATCTCCTCATGATACATGAGGTACATGTTCTTGGGGCCGACGGCCTCGAAGTCGAACTGCTGCTTCACCGACATCGGCGGGGTTTCGACCCAGTCGCCATTTTCCCAGTGGCGCGCGACGGCGGTCACTTCGCGGATGTTGATCTCGGGATTGAAGTTGGTCGCGAAATGCTGGCCGTGATCGCCGCCGTTGCAGTCGAGGATGTCGAGCGTGTCGATGCGCTCGAAATGATGCTTCTTGAGCCAAGTGGTGAAGACGCTGGTCACCCCGGGGTCGAAACCCGAACCGAGCAGCGCCATCAGCCCGGCGTCCTTGAAGCGGTCCTGATAAGCCCATTGCCAATGATATTCGAACTTCGCCTCGTCGCGCGGTTCGTAGTTCGCGGTGTCGAGATAGTGCGCACCGGTCGACAGGCACGCCTCCATGATCGTGAGATCCTGATAGGGCAGCGCGAGGTTCACGACGTGCGTCGCGCCGATCGAGCGGATGAGGGCGGCGGTCGCGTCGATATGATCGGCGTCGACCTCGGCGGTGGCGATCGTGACGCCGGTGCGTTCCTTGACCGACTCGGCGATCGCGTCGCACTTGAACTTGCGGCGGCTGGCGAGCGTGATGTCGGGAAAGATGTCGGGGTTCATCGCCATCTTGTGCACCGCGACCGATCCGACGCCGCCTGCGCCGATCACCAGAACCTTGCTCATGTGAAAAATCTCCTGCGCCTACCTATGCGGCTTGTCTTGTATGCCCGGCCCTATAGGACGAAGCCATGACACAGCAAAGCCCCGATCCCTTGCTCGACCCGGCACGCGCGCCGTCGCTCGCAGGTGTCGAACGCGCGGCGGCGAAAGTCGCTGCACTCCTCCCGCAAACCCCGCTGCTGCCGCTTGACGTCGACGGCCGGACGATCTGGTGCAAGGCCGAATGCCTGCAGCCCGTCGGGGCGTTCAAGATTCGCGGTGCCTGGCACCGGCTGACCGATCTCACGCCCGAACAGGCGGCCGCGGGCGTGGTCGGCGTCTCGAGCGGTAACCATGCGCAGGGCGTTGCCTGGGCAGCGAAGCGGCTCGGCATCGCGGCAACGATCGTCATGCCGAGCAATGCGCCGCAGATGAAGCTGGCCGCGACGCGTGCGCTGGGGGCGGAGGTCGTGCTCTACGACCGCGTGACCGAATCGCGCGACGCCGTCGCGGCGAAACTGCTCGAAGAGCGCGGCGGCACGCTCGTCCACGCCTATGGCGATCCATGGATCATCGAGGGGCAGGGGACAGCGGGGATCGAAGCCCGCGCGCAGATGCAGGAACGCGGGATCGACGGCCCCGACAAGGTGATCGCCTGCTGCGGCGGCGGCGGGCTCTCGGCGGGGCTGGCGCTCGCCTTACCCGAAACCGAACTCGTCGCGGTCGAGCCCGAAGGCTGGGACGATTTAACACGCAGTCTCGAAGCCGGCGAGATATTGTCGGTCGAGGACCTGGCATTTCCTACAGAGTGTGACGCTCTCCAGACGCCGCAGACCTGGCCGATCAATTTCGCGGTGTTGCAGGCGCGCGGCGTCCGCGGCGTCGTCGCGACGCGCGAGGAAGTGCGCCATGCGATGCGCGTCGCATTCGAGAAGTTGCACCTTGTCGTCGAACCCGGCGGCGCGGCGGCGCTCGCCGCGGTGCTTGCGGGCAAGGTCGAATTGGGCGATGCGACGTTGGTCACCCTGTCGGGCGGCAATGTCGACCCCAGGCACTATGCGGAGATATTGGCGGGATAGGCGGATACTTATCCCGATGCGTGCGTTTGGACGGGGAAGGAGAAGCAAGATGCAAAAGAGCTTTCTGATCGGCGCGGCGGCGCTCGTCATCCTGAGCGGCTGCGAAAAGGCCGAGGCGCCCGCGCCGGCCGATACCACTACCACCGAGGTTCCGGTCGAGACCACGCCGCCCGAGGGTGCCGCCGACGCCACTGATCCCGCCACCGACCCGGCGACCGCACCGCACCGCTTCGCGAGCTGGGCGGGCAAATGGACCGGGGTCGAAGGCATGTTCGTCACCATCACTCCGGGCGAGCCGGGCAAGTACAAGCTGGAGATGCAGTCGGACCTCGACACCAAGGGGACCTATGACGGCAACGACAGCGAGCATGGCATCAAGTTCAAGCGCGGCAGCGAGGAGTTGAGCCTCCGCCGCGGCAACGGCGACGAGACGGGACTCAAATATCTTGCCGGCAAGAAGGAATGCCTGATCGTCAAGGACGGCGAGGGATATTGTCGCGATTGATGACCGAACCGGCGACAAGGCTTTTCGGCCTGTCGCCGGTTTGTCATCGAAACGACGCTGAAAACGCATGAATGTCTGCCATGATCGACCCCGGATCCACCTTTCTCCGGGAGACCGTGAATCATGGCCAGGCAGCCCAACCGCAAGATCGCCGCGGCGGTCGTCCGGGAAGACGCAGAGCAGAAACAGCGCCTGCTCGATCGCGCTTTCGCTCTCGCCTTCAAGGGGCTGGTCTATGCCCAGATATGGGAAGATCCCGTCGTCGACATGGAAGCGCTGGCGATTGAGCCGGGCAACCGGATCGCGACGATCGCGAGCGGCGGGTGCAACGTCTTTTCCTATCTGGTCGGCGATCCGGCAGAGATCGTCGCGGTCGACCTCAACACTGCGCATGTCGCGCTGAATCACCTGAAACGCGTGGCGATCCAGCGGTTGCCCGACTACAACAGCTTCCGCCGCTTCTTTGTCGATGCCGACAGCGCCGCCAACATCGCCGACTATCGTGCCTTTGTTCGCCCGCATCTCGATGAGGTCAGCCGGCGCTATTGGGAGGGGCGCGACCTTGTCGGTCGCCGCCGGATCAACGGCTTTGCGCACGGGCTTTACAAGCGCGGCCTGCTCGGCAATTTCATCGGGGTCGCGCATCTGGTGGCGCGGATGCACCGCATCGATTTGCGCCAGTTCCTCGAAGCGAAGACGATCGAGGAACAGCGGACGATCTTCGACACGAAGCTGGCGCCGTTTTTCGACCGCAAGTTCATTCGCTGGATCACCGACCAGCGCTCGTCGCTCTTCGGACTCGGTATTCCGCCGGCCCAATATGACGCACTTGCGGACGGCAAGCCGATGGCGGACGTGTTGCGCGCCCGACTGGAAAAGCTCGCCTGCGACTTTCCGCTCGAAGAGAATTATTTTGCCTGGCAGGCGTTCGGACGGCGTTACGGCAGGGGCATCAAGGCACCATTGCCGCCCTATTTGCAGGCGGAAAACCACGCAGTGGTCAGGGATCGCGCTGCGCGGGTGACGATGCTGCATGCGAATATGACCGACATGCTCGCCGCGGCCGACGCAGCGAGTTTCGACCGTTATGTGTTTCTCGACGCGCAGGACTGGATGAACGACGTGCAGCTGACCGCATTGTGGGCCGAGGTTAGCCGCACCGCACGGCCCGGCGCCCGCGTGCTGTTTCGCACGGCCGCCGAACCGAGCTTGCTGCCGGGGCGCTTGCCAGAGGCGCTGCTCGACCGCTGGGAATATCGCGACGAGGCGTCACGGGACTATACCCGCCGCGATCGTTCGGCCATTTATGGCGGCGTACATCTCTATGTTCTGAAGGCCGCATGACGATGAGCGACGCGCATGGGAAATTGATGGACGGTATCTATCGCTACCAGCGGCATTTCTATGATTTCACGCGAAAATATTTCCTTCTCGGCCGCGACGAGATGATTGCGGGCCTCGCGCCGCCGCCGGGCGGCGCGGTGCTCGAAATCGGTTGCGGCACCGGCCGTAATCTCGTGCTCGCGGGCCGCGCCTGGCCCGAGGCGCAGTTGTTCGGTGTCGATATCTCGGCCGCCATGCTGGACACGGCGCGTGCCGCGATGGCGAAAGCGGGGCTGGACGGGCGCGCCGTGCTGGCGGAAGGCGATGCGCGCGATTTCGACCCCGCCGCCCTGTTCGGCCGTGAGACCTTCGATCGCATCTTCATCAGCTATGCGCTGTCGATGATTCCCGACTGGGCCACGGCGCTTGCGCATGCGGCGCGATATCTCGCGCCGGGCGGACGGATAGAGATTGTCGATTTCGGCCAGCAGGACCGGCTGCCGACATTGTGGAAGCGCGCCTTTTTCGGCTGGCTCGCCCATTTTCACGTCGTTCCGCGCGCCGATCTGGCGCGCGTCATCGCGGGGCTCGCCCGCGAAACCGGGATGGCCGGTCATTGCCGCAGCATGGCGCGAGGCTATGCGATCCGCGGCGGTCTCGCGCGCGGCTGATTTGCTGCTATGCTTCCCTAAACTGGGGAGCGGTGGATGGGCGAGGCAATCGAACGGGCAACGGCAGCGCAGCTTGACGATGTCGAGGCGACGCTGGCGCTCGCTTTCCAGACCGATCCGGCGCTGTCGTGGATATTGCCCGATCCCGGACATCGTGCACGCGCGCTTCGCGGGCTTTTCCATGTGCTTGTTCCCGCCGACTTTCGTGCGGGCACCGTGCTTCGCTCGGCGGGGAACGAGGCTGCGGCGCTATGGCCTGCGCCGGGGCAGGCGCATGGCGGTACGATCGAGTTTCTGCGCACGGTGATCCCGCTTGTCGCGACCTTTGGCACCGCGCTGCCGCGCGGGCTGAAAGTGCAGGGCGGCATCGACGCCCACCGCCCGGCTGGGCGCTTCTGGTATCTTCACTATGTCGGCGTGCGCCCTGAATATCAGGGCAAGGGCCATGGCGGGCGGATCATCCGCACGCAGACAGCGGCGGCAGACCGCGAGGGGCTGTCTTGCTGGCTGGAAACCGCGACGGCAGAGAATGTGCCGCTATACGAGCGGCTGGGCTTTGTTACGCAGGTCGAGTGGGACGTACCGGGCGGCGGACCGCATTTCTGGGGAATGATGCGGTCGGCGCGTGGAGCCTAGATCAACGATTGAAGCAGGTAGCCCGCGACCAGACCCAGCACGACTGCGAGCAGAGCCAAGCATCCGATTTGCAGCCAGCGGTGCTTTTGCAATCCCCGATCGACCGCTCCAATCATGAAAAAATCGGCAATAGCTCCAAAAGCAGCCGACAGGATTTCGCCCATGGGCCTTGCTCTGTCAGTCGTCGAATCCGACGAAGCGTACCGCCTCGTCGACGCGCTTGCGGTTCGATACGACGGCGTTCGCCGGGAAATCCTCTGCAGGCCAGCCCATCGCGACGCAGATCATGATAACCTGATCGTCGGCGATGCCGGCATGTTCGCGCACCACCGGGCTTTGCATAATGCCCTGGCTGTTGATGACGCAGCCGAGGCCGCGCGACCAGGCGGCGTTGACGAGCGCGTTGGTCACCGCGCCGCAATCGAACGGCGCGATATCGCTGCCCAGCAGCACACGGTCGTAGGTGACGACGATGCTGACCGGCGCGTCGAACTGGCGAAAACCGCGCAAGACCCAGTCCTGCCGGGCATCCTTGTCTTCGCGTGCGATACCCATCGCGCCGAACAATTGCTTGGCGATCTCGATCTGGCGGGCGCGGTGGTCGTCGGCGATGCCGTCGAAGCGGCGGAATTCGCGGCTGTCGGGGATACCGGCCAGAATGCCGTCGGTGTTGCCTTTGCGGATCGCGTCGAGCGGCGCGCCGGTGACGACCGCGAAATTCCAGCACTGATTGTTGAACGAGGAGGGCGCGCGCATCGCGACCTCGATCACCTCGGCGATCAGCGATTTCGGAACAGGCTTGTCGAGGAAGCCGCGGATCGAGCGGCGTCCCTTTACGACCTCGTCAAAGCCCGGCGTGCCGGTCACGCCGCCTTGCGCAGTTCCAGCCGGTCCCAGATTTCGACGAGCGCTTGCGTCAGTTCGCGCATCATCGCCTCGTCGTGCGCCGGGCCGGGCGTGAAGCGCAGGCGTTCGGTGCCGCGCGGCACGGTCGGGAAATTGATCGGCTGCACATAGACACCATATTCGGCGAGCAGGATGTCGCTGATCTTCTTCGCACGCACCGGATCGCCGACCATCAGCGGGACGATATGCGTCGTCGAATCCATCACCGGCAGCCCGGCATCGCGGAAGCTCTGCTTGAGATAAGCGGCGGCTTCCTGTTGCGCCTCGCGCTCGACGCTCGATGCCTTGAGATGCCGCACACTGGCGAGCACCCCGGCGACGAGCACCGGCGACAGGCTGGTCGTGAAGATGAAGCCCGGCGCGTAGGAGCGGATCACGTCGATGATATTTTTGTCGGCAGCGATATAGCCGCCCATGACGCCGAACGCCTTGCCCAGCGTGCCTTCGATGATCGTCACGCGGTGCGCGGCTTCGTCGCGGTCGGTGATGCCGCCGCCGCGCGGGCCGTACATGCCGACGGCATGGACTTCGTCGCAATAGGTCAGGGCGTTATATTTTTCGGCAAGGTCGCAGATCGCGTGGATCGGCGCAACATCGCCGTCCATCGAATAGACGCTTTCGAAAGCGATCAGCTTCGCGGCTTCGGGGTCGTCCTGCGCCATCAGCTCTTCGAGATGGGCGAGGTCGTTGTGGCGCCAGACGCGCTTTTCGCAGCCCGAGTTGCGAATGCCCGCAATCATCGAGGCGTGGTTGAGTTCGTCCGAATAAATGATGCAGTTCGGTAGCAGCTTGCCGAGCGTGCCGAGCGTCGCTTCGTTCGAGATATAGCCCGAGGTGAACAGCAGCGCGCCTTCCTTGCTGTGCAAATCGGCGAGTTCGGCCTCGAGGTCGATATGATAATGGGTGTTGCCGCCGATGTTGCGGGTGCCGCCCGAACCGGCGCCGACATCGTGCAGCGCCTCTTCCATCGCGGCGACGACCTTCGGGTGCTGGCCCATCGCGAGATAGTCGTTCGAGCACCAGACGGTGATCGGCTTCGGACCGTTGTGGCCGGCAAAACAGCGGGCGTTCGGAAAGGCGCCCTTGTTGCGCAATATGTCGATGAAGACGCGGTAGCGCCCTTCTTCGTGCAGTCGGTCGATCGCCCGGGCGAAAATATCGTTATAGTTCACTACGCAGCCCCGCTTGTCAGCTGGTTGCCGTCCCCCGCCGACGGCTATTAACAGGCGGGCCAATAACGTCGAATCAGGCGGAAATCCAGTGCGAACGATTCGCAATTCACTCGCTCGATCAGAGTGATCGTGCGCACCGCGGGTCCGCCGCGATATGGATATGGCAGGGATTGAAGAAGGCATGTCGAAGGAGGTCGCGGATATGCGGATAGTGAAGGTCTTGATCCTGTCGGTGGCGGTGTCGGCAAGCGGGGCTTCGGCGTCGAAGCCCGCGAAGCCGCCGTTCGAGGGGTTATGGATGAGCTGCGAAAGGTGGCAGGGTTCCTCGATCTGCGCCTACAAGGCACTTGCGCAGCAGGGGACGCGTGTCTGCGGGGTGCAGAGCGACTTTGCGACCAACCGCTATTACGTCCAGCGCTTCGTCGGCACGGCGCGGGGCAATGTCGTCGAGATCGACAGAATCTGCGGCGATCCCGGCTCGGAAACCGACACCTATTGTGCGGGACAGGCGCCCGCCGACGCTGCCAAGGTCGGCTGGGGTGCATCGGACAGGCAATTGTCGCTGTGCGAGGGGCGTCTGCAAGCCGGAAAAAAGGGTGAAGCGGCGCATTGCACGCCTGCATCGGCGCGCGCCGCCATGCCCAAAACCTCGGGTCGCGATGGCGAAGGGCCGGAGGCCGAGGACCGCGCCTGGATGGCGTCCTGCGCGCAGGGCGACGACGGCTAGATCGTCTCGATCCTGTCGATGCCATAGGGCGCCAGCACAGCCAACGGCGGCGGCGGCCGGTCGTCGCTGCGCGTGAAGACCGCGAGGCCGGGCGTTGCCGTCGCCGGCCAGTCCTGCCCGTCGGTCAGATAGGCGATCCGGCGCGCGATACCGGCGGCGCCGTCGATCAGCCGGACGCCGGGACCGGTGGCTGCCTGCAGCTCGTCTTCGAGCAGGGGGAAATGGGTGCATGCGAGGACGATCACGTCCATCGCGTCGCCGCCCGGCTGGTCGCGCAGGCCCGAGATGGCACGATCTATCGCAGGCCAGTTCGGTCCCTGACCGCGGAGTTTCGCCTCGGCCGCGGTGACGAGGCCGGGGCTGCC encodes:
- a CDS encoding carboxynorspermidine decarboxylase, which gives rise to METRAGDPGAFARFDLTRVPSPAFVVDAAKIRANLAVLRHIGDASGARVLAALKAFSMWSLGPTVATYLDGVCASGLYEAKLGREEYGGAQGDKEVATYCAGYKEADLPEIARLSDHLIFNSPGQIARFRPLLDDLRARGERFDVGLRINPMHSEGEVAKYDPAAPCSRLGFPVTQLLPEHLEGVDGVHMHSLCEQDFPPLQRTWNAVQPMLRPFFGRLKWINFGGGHHVTRADYQTDDLIAFLKQVRAATDCDVMIEPGEAIALDAGILVGEVLDLFDNGMSIGITDISATCHMPDVIEAPYRPAMLDEGSEGMPTRLGGPSCLAGDVIGDYRLPGGARVGQRFAFLDQAHYSMVKTNSFNGVPLPSIWLWDSETDELKLVREFGYEDFKTRLG
- a CDS encoding N(4)-(beta-N-acetylglucosaminyl)-L-asparaginase; protein product: MTDKRMISRRAFGTAAAGLAALGTSGATAKPAKPEAIATGKPFIMTTWDFGPGANAVGWPMLAAGASALDVVEAAINHVELLGDYWVGAGGVPNEVGETTLDAMIMWGPTHDAGAVGCLKRVKRAISVARKVMEETQHSLIVGDDATRFAARMGFTETSLTSVVSQQAWDKWAAKGEKTNAFAPEPIGKNPKLAGHDTVGSIALDAAGHLCVGCSTNGREFKIPGRVGDSPIIGAGAYCDQAVGAAVATGNGDVMMRFLPTYHAVELMRGGMEPQAAAEAAIRRIEEAGYEIDGGIAVMRRDGAHGGAKTGWKDEPFSYSVQTAAGNVKVPVA
- a CDS encoding DMT family protein, which gives rise to MTPYLAPIGLLVISNIFMTFAWYGHLGDVSRPMWLAILIAWGIAFFEYCLAVPANRIGHGVYSTAELKTMQEVITLLVFAGFAVFWLGEKLTINHLVGFLLIAGGAFFIFKGPIAA
- a CDS encoding alpha/beta fold hydrolase, with translation MRKLLGAIAAVIASVTAPAVAQTEDAYAPARAIVADIGKIVTPNGVQETFEATLGGARQVVNVRGADKDNPLLIFVHGGPGAVEMPFAWAFQRPWEDVFTVVHYDQRGAGRSYPLNDPATLAPTMTPDRYRDDAIELIELLKKRYGKRKVVLMGHSWGSIVGLSVAVKRPDLLYAYVGVGQGIDFREGEKAGMAWTRARALAAGNKEAVQAIDALAPYPQGEFTIAKADGWRKYAIPYGSLIYNKPDLKYYFQTPHLSPEYGPADIQAWGKGSEFSVTTLWPRLADVSFKPVRKMDVPLVFLLGRHDYTVPSPVAAEWFGKVQAPSKTLVWLEHSAHMPMVEEPGIFFAALLRDVLPLAKDKP
- a CDS encoding saccharopine dehydrogenase family protein gives rise to the protein MSKVLVIGAGGVGSVAVHKMAMNPDIFPDITLASRRKFKCDAIAESVKERTGVTIATAEVDADHIDATAALIRSIGATHVVNLALPYQDLTIMEACLSTGAHYLDTANYEPRDEAKFEYHWQWAYQDRFKDAGLMALLGSGFDPGVTSVFTTWLKKHHFERIDTLDILDCNGGDHGQHFATNFNPEINIREVTAVARHWENGDWVETPPMSVKQQFDFEAVGPKNMYLMYHEEIESLKTHLPEIRRIRFWMTFGDAYIQHLTVLQNVGMTRIDPVIYEGREIIPLQFLKAVLPEPSSLGETTKGKTNIGVIATGLGKDGKEKTLYLYNICDHEDAFAETGNQAVSYTTGVPAMIGAAMMVTGTWSGEGVFNMEQMDPDPFMDMLNKHGLPWQVKELDAPLAF
- a CDS encoding threonine ammonia-lyase — translated: MTQQSPDPLLDPARAPSLAGVERAAAKVAALLPQTPLLPLDVDGRTIWCKAECLQPVGAFKIRGAWHRLTDLTPEQAAAGVVGVSSGNHAQGVAWAAKRLGIAATIVMPSNAPQMKLAATRALGAEVVLYDRVTESRDAVAAKLLEERGGTLVHAYGDPWIIEGQGTAGIEARAQMQERGIDGPDKVIACCGGGGLSAGLALALPETELVAVEPEGWDDLTRSLEAGEILSVEDLAFPTECDALQTPQTWPINFAVLQARGVRGVVATREEVRHAMRVAFEKLHLVVEPGGAAALAAVLAGKVELGDATLVTLSGGNVDPRHYAEILAG
- a CDS encoding DUF3419 family protein → MARQPNRKIAAAVVREDAEQKQRLLDRAFALAFKGLVYAQIWEDPVVDMEALAIEPGNRIATIASGGCNVFSYLVGDPAEIVAVDLNTAHVALNHLKRVAIQRLPDYNSFRRFFVDADSAANIADYRAFVRPHLDEVSRRYWEGRDLVGRRRINGFAHGLYKRGLLGNFIGVAHLVARMHRIDLRQFLEAKTIEEQRTIFDTKLAPFFDRKFIRWITDQRSSLFGLGIPPAQYDALADGKPMADVLRARLEKLACDFPLEENYFAWQAFGRRYGRGIKAPLPPYLQAENHAVVRDRAARVTMLHANMTDMLAAADAASFDRYVFLDAQDWMNDVQLTALWAEVSRTARPGARVLFRTAAEPSLLPGRLPEALLDRWEYRDEASRDYTRRDRSAIYGGVHLYVLKAA
- a CDS encoding class I SAM-dependent methyltransferase produces the protein MSDAHGKLMDGIYRYQRHFYDFTRKYFLLGRDEMIAGLAPPPGGAVLEIGCGTGRNLVLAGRAWPEAQLFGVDISAAMLDTARAAMAKAGLDGRAVLAEGDARDFDPAALFGRETFDRIFISYALSMIPDWATALAHAARYLAPGGRIEIVDFGQQDRLPTLWKRAFFGWLAHFHVVPRADLARVIAGLARETGMAGHCRSMARGYAIRGGLARG
- a CDS encoding GNAT family N-acetyltransferase, giving the protein MGEAIERATAAQLDDVEATLALAFQTDPALSWILPDPGHRARALRGLFHVLVPADFRAGTVLRSAGNEAAALWPAPGQAHGGTIEFLRTVIPLVATFGTALPRGLKVQGGIDAHRPAGRFWYLHYVGVRPEYQGKGHGGRIIRTQTAAADREGLSCWLETATAENVPLYERLGFVTQVEWDVPGGGPHFWGMMRSARGA
- a CDS encoding nitroreductase, with the translated sequence MTGTPGFDEVVKGRRSIRGFLDKPVPKSLIAEVIEVAMRAPSSFNNQCWNFAVVTGAPLDAIRKGNTDGILAGIPDSREFRRFDGIADDHRARQIEIAKQLFGAMGIAREDKDARQDWVLRGFRQFDAPVSIVVTYDRVLLGSDIAPFDCGAVTNALVNAAWSRGLGCVINSQGIMQSPVVREHAGIADDQVIMICVAMGWPAEDFPANAVVSNRKRVDEAVRFVGFDD
- the hemA gene encoding 5-aminolevulinate synthase → MNYNDIFARAIDRLHEEGRYRVFIDILRNKGAFPNARCFAGHNGPKPITVWCSNDYLAMGQHPKVVAAMEEALHDVGAGSGGTRNIGGNTHYHIDLEAELADLHSKEGALLFTSGYISNEATLGTLGKLLPNCIIYSDELNHASMIAGIRNSGCEKRVWRHNDLAHLEELMAQDDPEAAKLIAFESVYSMDGDVAPIHAICDLAEKYNALTYCDEVHAVGMYGPRGGGITDRDEAAHRVTIIEGTLGKAFGVMGGYIAADKNIIDVIRSYAPGFIFTTSLSPVLVAGVLASVRHLKASSVEREAQQEAAAYLKQSFRDAGLPVMDSTTHIVPLMVGDPVRAKKISDILLAEYGVYVQPINFPTVPRGTERLRFTPGPAHDEAMMRELTQALVEIWDRLELRKAA